Within the Methanomassiliicoccales archaeon genome, the region GGGCAGGGTCTTTTCTTTGTATACGCGGAGCCTCTCCCTGACGACCTTTTCCGAGTCGTCGTTCCTCTGGATAAGTTCAGAACCGCACTTGTCGCACTTGCCCGCGACCTTTGGCGGGTTGAACTCCAGGTGGAAGACCGAGTTGCATGACTTGCAGACGCGCCTTTCGGTGAGCCTCTTGACGAGCAGCTCCTCATCCACCTCAAGGTCTATGGCCATGTCCACGGTTATGATCTGGTCCAGCATCTTGGCCTGCTCGACGGTCCTCGGGAATCCGTCCAGGATGACGCCTCCCTGCAGTCCGGTGAGCTTCTCCTTGATCAGGTCCCCGACCAGCTGGTCCGGCACCAATCCGCCGGATTCCATGAAGGACTTCGCTTTGACCCCCAACGGGGTTCCGAGCTTGACCGCTTCCCTCAGCAGGTCGCCGGTGGAGATCTTTGTGAACTTGAGCTCGGCG harbors:
- a CDS encoding adenylate kinase, encoding MDLKIVLLGPPGSGKGTQTERLCAELKFTKISTGDLLREAVKLGTPLGVKAKSFMESGGLVPDQLVGDLIKEKLTGLQGGVILDGFPRTVEQAKMLDQIITVDMAIDLEVDEELLVKRLTERRVCKSCNSVFHLEFNPPKVAGKCDKCGSELIQRNDDSEKVVRERLRVYKEKTLPLTRYYYDKQILVRIDGQGEIGDVYARILKALRSHKTK